Within the Cyprinus carpio isolate SPL01 chromosome B18, ASM1834038v1, whole genome shotgun sequence genome, the region TTTGGGAATATTaagtcacattgtgaaatatgaaGCTGCAATAATGAGATGAAGTTCTGTAGTGAGATACAAAGTTGCGATTATGATCAATGAGaagttttttttgtactttacaCAGAGAATGGCTTTCATAGTTTAAAGAGGTCTGTGTACAAAATGCTCACCGTTCAGCAATAGCCATTGCCATGTTTTTGAGTCGCTCTTTGTTGGACTGGGGCTCGCCAACTTGAGCAATAACTGGACTCAACAATTTGTTCATCAGTTCCAGAACCTTGTCAGCgttctgatgcagaaaaaaaaaaaaaaagaaaaaaaaagaaaaaaaaaaaaatgctttaggCACAATCATCACGAGACTAATCAACCCAATGGCACGTCACTACTTGTCTTACCTTGGCTAACTCGTACAGTTTGACGGCCTCCTCAAACAACCCCTTGTTCTCAGCCTCTGAGGCCACCTTGGTAATGATGGCCCGCGTGTCTCCAGCAAACTTGTCAATCACGCCGGGCTGAAGGGATTAAAACAAACACTGCTTAGAGCCGATGAAGACTCTGAATGCACAATGGTGTTGTCAAATTGCTTTGAGCATGAAAGGCCAGACTGTGTTGCAAAGGCCTTTGAGACAATAGGACATTCTACACAACCCTGCAAGactgaacaaacaaaataatgaacaagTGAGTTACTGTGGAAGAACACTGGCATGTTCTCTGTCTGCAAGTCAGGTGATATTACTAAAGCCTCCAACATACCTTTCTACTTCCATCTTTTTCGAGTCTTCCAAGAAGCATATCAAACTACAGGAAGAGAGTTAAGTATTGacatattatgtaataataatagcaattagTATGCagtaacgcttcctccagtgagcTCGCACACGTTTCTTACCTCCCGACTCTCGATGACTAGCTCGCCGACACAGCGCATGAACATGTTTTCACCTTGACTGTCCTTCTCATTCCTGTGGCCAATCAGAAAACAGTGATTGTGAATTTACACTCAGTCAAGTACAGCAATTATGCCATTTGTAGCACGAAAGCACTTGGGCCTGCAAAGGAACGTGTTCGCTTTGTGATACGCATGCAAACCCTGAGATAAAAGACCTTTAGAAGATCAACCGTTTCCTTTTTGTAACAGTGCCTGTGAGACCTCTTAAAACAATGGGTTGAGTTAGCATCGAATTCAGCGTGCATGGAACAGGTTTAATTATTCATGGATGATTCGTGGAAGGTTCAGAGTTATTCATGACACATTAATCTCTTCTCAGAGAGGGATTTTGCTCAGTATTTTCAGAGAAAAGGACATGACTCACAGTTCAGCCACTGATCAAACAGGAAACAAACTGATTTTAGAACAGGTCTGGTGTGTTGAAGTATAGATTTGCTCGACAGCTCTTTTAGTATGTTACCCTAAATGACCCAATAGCATCAGCTGGGGTTAGGACGACCATTACCGGAGAAAGTAGAAGTACTGCAGGGCCTCTCGTGGGTCTGTAGACTCAAACTTGCGGGTGAAGAGCATAAGCAGCCTGATGAAGTTGAGCCTTCGCACCATTGGAGGATCTCCAGCTTCTTGACTCACTGAGAAAAGACCAGAAAACTTTTTAGAatagaaactaaataaaatttcGAGTAATCACTTATTCAGATCAGAACTTACAGAGTTGTGCACTCTGGCCCGATGATTTGAGCAGCAGTTTGAGTTCGTACAGCACCAGAGCTACGTGAACGGCATGGCTGCGCAGACGCTCCACTCGGAAAAGGAATGCTATGGCCGCCTCAAACTGTGCAGTCAGGAAAAGCACCTGGAAGTACAGGAATGGCTGGTGGCTGGCCGAGAAATGGGACTCACctgcagaaaacaatttaaataatgccACACACCTTTATGAGCATTTGGGATAATCCAAAACCACTTACAGAACATTATAAACCACATATTGGGAGTGTGCATATGCAAATGCAACCAGTAAGGATTTGTAACTTAAGGAATTTGAATGCTTCTTTAAGCGAGTAATAGGTTCCACATAAATCTTCCTCAGCTGTGAAGTGCTTAAATAGGCTGTTTCATTTCCATTTGCATGAGTTGAAATAATCCCCTCTCATTTAAATTGCTGTTAAAACTGACGTCTTAAAGCAGCATTGAAAAGACCTGCTGTGACTTTGCATGGAGCGTAATGGCAGCACAGCTGGGAGTGAAGGAGTCTTATCAGCAATAGAGGGAGTCTTTAATGTGGTGTACTGCAGGAGCGCCGGCGAGATAAGACTGACTCATCAGGCAGGTGGAAGAAACTAAGCGGATGCCTTTTTAAAACTGGGCGAGGAGAAGTTTAAGGCATGAGAAAACAGCACAATGACATACACTTTTATCTGGGTTAGGCACACTGGCAGAGACTGAATTGGGGGGTTTTGCATATTGCCTAACTTCCTAGTCTTTCAAATGCCCATTTAAATCTCTTCCATTAGGACTGGAGTGAATCCAAAGATAAGTGGGCTGATTTTTTGGCTGTGTGGAATAATTTGATCTGAGTTTAACTCATTTAGAGAGACCACTTGTTTTAAAGAGCTGAGATTAAGATATACTGCCTGAATTttgtaactgtaatattatttaatagtataGTCAACTTAATCCAGTTTAACAGAAGCTGCTAGGATTCCCTTGTGATAGTAAATTTTATCCCCAAAATATTCACATGTGAATAATGTGTTTTCTCTAAATCTGACTGAATCCAGCTGAAACCTGTCTGTCACAGAACAGCTTACAATCTTATTTTGTTATAACCCAGTTTTGACTGAGTATATTTGATGTTGGAATTTTGATAAACgtaaatgtttcaattaaataaaagtatatagtatatactatatatatatgcatgcatatatatatatatatatatatatatatatatatatatatatatatatatatatatatatatatatatattttttttttttttttatggtgactGTGAGTCTCACCATAGTCCTCCAGTAGCTGTTTCTGAAGTTGGGCTAGAGTCATTCTGTCCTGAGGGGAACTGCTGCCGTCCTCATCAAAACACACTTGATTCAGCTGGACATGGACACAGAACATGGCTcaaaacattagtaaaaaaattttttattataacacaaactCTGATATACAGTTAGGTCAATATCTGTCACTATAGCTGACCTTGAGCCACAGGTAGTCTTCCGTCTTATCGGCCACCTCTCCATGATTGTCGCCGATGTCGCATTTGCCGATGAGGCAGTAGACCGCACGCTTGTAGGGGTCAGCGCTGTTCCTCAGCACACGTCGGTAATGAAGTCGTAGTTTATTCTCTGTGGCAGGAGACAAACTGAGAAGAACATTGCAGTTGAATAAATATACACTGAATCCTAAAACAGATTCAAACTTATGCATGAGACAAAAAGGGAGCAAGCTGGGTCAATCGCACAAGAGAGAGAAGTAGTTACCAAAAACAGAGGAGAAATTGTCCTCTTAGGATGTGATCTAGTTTTGGGATGAGTGTATGTGCGTTCTCACCGTCGGTCGGGGCTGTTCATGTATTCCTGAAACCAAATCTTAAAGTCTCCCAGCTGATGCTGTGCCCTGTTCACCACCTGCATGGCGGCAGACAGGTCTCCGCAACGCAGGCAGAAATAGATCAGAGCC harbors:
- the nup93 gene encoding nuclear pore complex protein Nup93 isoform X3, giving the protein MLVQWEQVKQRVLHTLLGAGEDALDFSQEVEPSFVSEVGVPGRSALNNVEVAYSRQIYIFNEKIVNGHLQPNLGDLCASVAESLDDKNVSDMWLMVKQMTDVLLVPAKDTLKCRVSVDMQMAFVRQALQFLENSYKNYTMVTVFGNLHQAQLGGVPGTYQLVCSFLNIKLPTPLPGMQDGEVEGHPVWALIYFCLRCGDLSAAMQVVNRAQHQLGDFKIWFQEYMNSPDRRLSPATENKLRLHYRRVLRNSADPYKRAVYCLIGKCDIGDNHGEVADKTEDYLWLKLNQVCFDEDGSSSPQDRMTLAQLQKQLLEDYGESHFSASHQPFLYFQVLFLTAQFEAAIAFLFRVERLRSHAVHVALVLYELKLLLKSSGQSAQLLSQEAGDPPMVRRLNFIRLLMLFTRKFESTDPREALQYFYFLRNEKDSQGENMFMRCVGELVIESREFDMLLGRLEKDGSRKPGVIDKFAGDTRAIITKVASEAENKGLFEEAVKLYELAKNADKVLELMNKLLSPVIAQVGEPQSNKERLKNMAMAIAERYRTNGIAGEKSVDSTFYLLLDLMTFFDEYHAGHIDRAYDVIERLKLVPLSQDSVEERVAAFRNFSDEIRHNLSEVLLATMNILFTQYKRLKGAAAGTPGRPQRTLEDRDMLLRSQARALITFAGMIPYRMAGDTNARLVQMEVLMN